One Hippoglossus stenolepis isolate QCI-W04-F060 chromosome 22, HSTE1.2, whole genome shotgun sequence DNA segment encodes these proteins:
- the ttll1 gene encoding probable tubulin polyglutamylase TTLL1, which yields MAGKVKWVTDIEKSVLINNFEKREWIPVTENEDWNFYWMSIQTIRNVFSVDTGYRLSDEQMVNHFPNHYELTRKDLMIKNIKRYRKDLEKESSPLAEKDENGKYIYLDFVPVTFMLPADYNLFVEEYRKNPSSTWIMKPCGKAQGKGIFLINKLSQIKKWSRDSRTSTFVAASSGKEAYVISLYIDNPLLIGGKKFDLRLYVLVTTYRPLKCYMYKLGFCRFCTVKYTPSTSELDNMFVHLTNVAIQKHGDDYNHVHGGKWTVSNLRLYLESTRGKEVTSRLFDQIHWIVVQSLKAVAPVMNNDKHCFECYGYDIIIDDKLKPWLIEVNASPSLTSSTANDRILKYNLINDTLNIVTPNGEIPDCRWNRSPPWEALGNYQVLYDEEQAQSENAERDLRSRSGQSLGSKGSKGSAGIRPAAATWK from the exons ATGGCCGGTAAGGTGAAGTGGGTGACGGACATAGAGAAATCAGTGCTCATCAACAACTTTGAGAAGAGGGAATGGATCCCAGTCACAGAAAACGAGGACTGGAATTTCTACTG GATGAGCATCCAGACCATCAGGAATGTGTTCAGTGTGGACACCGGCTACCGCCTGTCAGATGAACAGATGGTTAACCACTTCCCCAACCACTATGAGCTGACCAGGAAGGACCTGATGATCAAGAACATCAAACGCTACCGGAAGGAcctggagaaagagagcagcCCGCTGGCGGAGAAGGACGAGaatggaaaatacatttatctcG ATTTCGTGCCCGTGACGTTCATGCTCCCGGCCGATTACAATTTGTTTGTGGAGGAGTATCGAAAGAATCCGTCCAGCACGTGGATCATGAAGCCCTGTGGGAAGGCCCAGGGCAAAGGCATCTTCCTCATTAACAAACTGTCCCAGATAAAGAAGTGGTCCAGAGACAGCCGCACCTCCAC GTTTGTAGCAGCTTCTAGTGGTAAGGAAGCGTATGTGATCTCCCTGTACATTGATAATCCTCTGCTGATAGGAGGGAAAAAGTTTGACCTGCGTCTCTACGTCTTGGTGACGACCTATCGACCTCTGAAATGCTACAT GTACAAGCTGGGCTTCTGTCGGTTCTGCACAGTGAAGTACACGCCCAGTACGAGTGAACTGGACAACATGTTTGTCCACCTCACTAACGTGGCCATCCAGAAACACGGG GACGACTACAACCATGTTCATGGAGGCAAGTGGACGGTCAGCAACCTACGTCTGTACCTGGAGAGCACCAGAGGAAAGGAGGTGACGAGCAGACTCTTTGACCAGATCCACTGGATTGTGGTGCAGTCGCTGAAAGCTGTGGCT CCCGTGATGAACAATGACAAGCACTGTTTTGAATGTTACGGCTATGACATCATTATCGATGACAAGCTGAAGCCGTGGCTTATTGAG GTCAATGCGTCTCCCTCGCTCACCTCCAGCACAGCCAATGACCGCATCTTGAAGTACAACCTCATCAACGACACCCTCAACATCGTCACGCCCAACGGGGAAATCCCAGACTGCCGCTGGAACCGCAGCCCACCCTGGGAGGCCCTGGGCAACTACCAAGTCCT
- the bik gene encoding bcl-2-interacting killer isoform X1, with the protein MVKQSRQPSPFVLLQAGPGDVDTGLLDVNLRISDGTSRAFARQLAAIGDQLDREWTSRRQNRLPTPLRMLRPAQVLTRTMYRDFHNQLWGFQGLSAAVKAWILSTAPGQGLFRAEAWTAWVSRFKPITSTDWTRGALVTVALVAAVTLLGALWMEWKD; encoded by the exons atgGTGAAACAAAGCAGACAGCCCAGTCCCTTCGTCCTGCTCCAGGCTGGACCTGGTGATGTGGACACTGGCCTGTTGGACGTTAACCTCAG AATCAGTGACGGAACATCTCGTGCCTTCGCCCGCCAACTGGCTGCCATCGGAGACCAGCTGGACCGGGAGTGGACCAGCAGGCGGCAAAACCGGCTCCCGACTCCTCTACGCATGCTGAGACCTGCTCAGGTGTTGACCAGGACCATGTATcg GGATTTCCACAACCAGTTATGGGGCTTCCAGggcctctctgctgcagtgaaggCCTGGATACTGAGCACTGCGCCTGGGCAGGGTctcttcagagctgaggcctgGACAGCCTGG GTTTCCAGGTTTAAACCAATAACCAGCACTGATTGGACCAGAGGAGCCCTGGTGACTGTGGCACTGGTGGCTGCAGTGACCCTCCTCGGTGCCTTATGGATGGAATGGAAAGATTAA
- the bik gene encoding bcl-2-interacting killer isoform X2, translated as MVKQSRQPSPFVLLQAGPGDVDTGLLDVNLRISDGTSRAFARQLAAIGDQLDREWTSRRQNRLPTPLRMLRPAQVLTRTMYRDFHNQLWGFQGLSAAVKAWILSTAPGQGLFRAEAWVSRFKPITSTDWTRGALVTVALVAAVTLLGALWMEWKD; from the exons atgGTGAAACAAAGCAGACAGCCCAGTCCCTTCGTCCTGCTCCAGGCTGGACCTGGTGATGTGGACACTGGCCTGTTGGACGTTAACCTCAG AATCAGTGACGGAACATCTCGTGCCTTCGCCCGCCAACTGGCTGCCATCGGAGACCAGCTGGACCGGGAGTGGACCAGCAGGCGGCAAAACCGGCTCCCGACTCCTCTACGCATGCTGAGACCTGCTCAGGTGTTGACCAGGACCATGTATcg GGATTTCCACAACCAGTTATGGGGCTTCCAGggcctctctgctgcagtgaaggCCTGGATACTGAGCACTGCGCCTGGGCAGGGTctcttcagagctgaggcctg GGTTTCCAGGTTTAAACCAATAACCAGCACTGATTGGACCAGAGGAGCCCTGGTGACTGTGGCACTGGTGGCTGCAGTGACCCTCCTCGGTGCCTTATGGATGGAATGGAAAGATTAA
- the mcat gene encoding malonyl-CoA-acyl carrier protein transacylase, mitochondrial, whose translation MLTPVLGNMSAASRGKRLGSLLSLSRSLAHNQRGSPDPPPETSAPLPDREPERSWKRRKDPSSRSVFLFPGQGSQFVGMARGLLKYPNVKEMFDAAQKILGYDLLSLCLQGPEEELMKTVHCQPAVFVTSLAAVERLNRENPMAVETCVAAAGFSVGEFAALVFSGAINFTEALYAVKVRAEAMQKASELTPSGMLSVIGRRQAQYKYACLQAKEHCKSLGVEEPVCSVANYLFPDGRVIAGHQQALDFLQQNSRRLDFMRTTPLPVSGAFHTELMASAAEPLREVLRQVEVRRPEISVYSNVDGKRYMNESHVRRQLVKQLVSPVKWEQTLHEIYERTQGERFPQTYEVGPGKQLGATLQKCNMKAFKTYTNVQVTTYED comes from the exons ATGTTGACACCGGTGCTCGGCAACATGTCGGCCGCCTCCAGAGGCAAGAGGCTCGGCTCTCTGCTGTCTCTCAGCAGGAGTCTGGCCCACAACCAGCGCGGATCCCCGGATCCCCCGCCGGAAACCTCCGCTCCTCTCCCGGACAGAGAGCCGGAGCGGAGCTGGAAGCGCCGCAAGGACCCCAGCAGCCGCTCCGTGTTCCTCTTCCCCGGGCAGGGCAGCCAGTTCGTGGGCATGGCTCGGGGTCTCCTGAAGTACCCCAACGTCAAAGAGATGTTCGACGCCGCGCAGAAGATCCTCGGATACGACCTGCTGTCTCTGTGCCTGCAGGGGCCCGAGGAGGAGCTGATGAAGACGGTGCACTGTCAGCCCGCAGTGTTCGTCACCTCGCTGGCTGCTGTGGAGAGACTCAACCGGGAAAACCCAATG GCTGTTGAGACGTGCGTTGCCGCTGCAGGTTTCAGCGTTGGAGAATTTGCTGCTCTGGTTTTTTCCGGTGCCATAAACTTCACAGAGG CTCTGTATGCGGTGAAGGTGCGTGCCGAGGCCATGCAGAAGGCCTCAGAGCTGACTCCCAGTGGGATGCTGTCAGTCATTGGACGACGTCAGGCTCAGTATAAATACGCTTGTCTGCAAGCTAAGGAGCACTGCAAGAGTCTGGGGGTGGAGGAGCCGGTGTGCTCTGTGGCCAACTACCTGTTCCCTGACGGCAGAGTCATCGCGGGACATCAACAG GCTCTGGATTTCCTGCAGCAGAACTCGAGACGTCTCGACTTCATGAGGACCACGCCTCTCCCGGTCAGCGGAGCGTTTCACACAGAGCTGATGGCCTCGGCTGCTGAACCCCTCCGAGAGGTTCTTAGACAGGTGGAG gtgcGGCGTCCCGAGATCAGCGTGTACTCCAACGTCGACGGCAAGCGCTACATGAACGAGAGCCACGTGCGGCGGCAGCTGGTGAAGCAGCTGGTGTCGCCCGTGAAGTGGGAGCAAACTCTGCACGAGATCTACGAGAGGACGCAGGGGGAGCGGTTCCCTCAAACCTACGAGGTCGGCCCCGGAAAGCAGCTGGGCGCCACGCTTCAGAAATGCAACATGAAGGCGTTCAAAACGTACACGAATGTGCAAGTCACCACGTATGAAGACTGA